Proteins encoded by one window of Streptomyces clavuligerus:
- a CDS encoding slipin family protein, with protein sequence MLEGLVVAAIAVVAGFLAYAMAAARVVKQYERGVVFRLGRLHGGLRNPGFTMIVPVLDRIRKVNMQIVTMPVPAQEGITRDNVTVRVDAVVYFRVVEPAEAIIAVEDYRFAVSQMAQTSLRSIIGKSDLDDLLSNREKLNQGLELMIDSPAMGWGVQIDRVEIKDVSLPETMKRSMARQAEADRERRARVINADAELQASKKLAEAAGAMSKEPAALQLRLLQTVVAVAAEKNSTLVLPFPVELLRFLERAQPPGQGPPPGPGAVGALPGHVPAESPEDTGTTPGSAGTRGPVSASGAGTDAEAETDAEGQKEPRTEPGAEAGTDTAPEPEPPPDPVAADLANPGRTRRISPSA encoded by the coding sequence ATGCTCGAAGGGCTGGTAGTGGCAGCCATCGCCGTGGTGGCCGGTTTCCTTGCGTACGCCATGGCAGCCGCCAGGGTCGTCAAACAGTACGAACGGGGTGTCGTCTTCCGCCTCGGGCGGCTGCACGGCGGGCTCCGGAATCCGGGATTCACCATGATCGTTCCGGTGCTCGACCGGATTCGCAAGGTCAATATGCAGATCGTGACGATGCCCGTGCCCGCCCAGGAGGGCATCACCCGGGACAATGTCACCGTACGGGTCGACGCCGTCGTCTACTTCCGCGTGGTCGAACCGGCCGAAGCGATCATCGCGGTCGAGGACTACCGTTTCGCGGTCTCCCAGATGGCGCAGACCTCGCTGCGCTCCATCATCGGCAAGAGCGATCTGGACGATCTGCTCTCCAACCGGGAGAAGCTCAACCAGGGGCTGGAACTCATGATCGACAGCCCGGCCATGGGTTGGGGTGTGCAGATCGACCGGGTGGAGATCAAGGATGTCTCCCTGCCGGAGACCATGAAACGGTCCATGGCCCGGCAGGCGGAGGCCGACCGGGAGCGCCGGGCCCGGGTGATCAACGCGGACGCGGAACTCCAGGCGTCCAAGAAGCTCGCCGAGGCGGCCGGTGCGATGTCGAAGGAACCGGCGGCCCTCCAGTTGCGGCTGTTGCAGACCGTCGTCGCCGTCGCCGCCGAGAAGAACTCCACCCTGGTGCTGCCCTTCCCGGTGGAGCTGCTGCGTTTCCTGGAACGGGCGCAGCCGCCGGGACAGGGCCCACCGCCGGGGCCGGGTGCCGTCGGCGCGCTCCCGGGGCACGTCCCCGCCGAGTCTCCCGAGGACACCGGTACCACCCCCGGGAGCGCCGGGACCCGCGGCCCCGTATCGGCATCCGGGGCCGGGACGGACGCGGAAGCCGAAACAGACGCGGAGGGGCAGAAGGAACCGAGAACGGAACCGGGCGCGGAGGCGGGGACCGACACCGCCCCGGAGCCGGAGCCGCCGCCGGACCCCGTGGCCGCCGACCTCGCCAACCCGGGGCGGACCCGGCGGATCTCCCCGTCGGCCTGA
- a CDS encoding DEAD/DEAH box helicase: MPAEITQVPYACAAVFLPADPPRRGRFAFWNPDGTRPAGAADEITVVVPSDPPRPPAPGPGASAAVPPPDADSGTVPAVVLPVVEALPLLIRARHHPAAHPATACWAAAALHALHLVARGRLLPGLTDSDHDTWRAGPLDAEDIAQLRGIAAAMPYEAYAAPLAGPPPLLLPEPEALVRALFDAVADSLPRTPAAADAVGAPFAATAPLRLPHAREWAAEAAAGMDAGVRVSLRLDLSAARLFDTAADGAAADVRDAGAAVVQVHSLADPTLVVDAAVLWDGGADGFGPRARIDTVLALRRAARVWPPLTGLLEREVPDALALTEPELYELLGPGAARLADAGVSVHWPRELARSLSADVVVRPARGAPGSATDGTPFFDSQELLSFHWRLALDGDPLTEAEMDTLAESHRPIVRLRDRWVVVDPDLVRKARKRELGLLSPVDALSAALSGSAEVDGETVDVVPLGALAALRDRLTAGARPVAAPPGLATTLRDYQQRGLGWLDLMTSLGLGGCLADDMGLGKTVTVIALHLHRARPEPTLVICPASLLGNWEREIARFAPGVPVRRFHGGDRSLPGDTDGPGAASGPGGAAGGPGDTGGFVLTTYGTLRGRAERLARERWGMVVADEAQQVKNPFSATAKALRGLPAPARVALTGTPVENNLSELWALLDWTTPGLLGPLKSFRARHARAVEQGEDTEAAERLARLVRPFLLRRRKSDPGIVPELPPKTESDHPVPLTREQAVLYEAAVREAMAAIEGAEGMARRGMVMKLLTDLKQICNHPAQFLKEPGRTGPGHRGSPGRGPGTRLAGRSGKLALLDELLETILAEEGAVLIFTQYVTMARLLLEHLSARSVPAQLLHGGTPVAERQRMVDRFQSGEIPVFVLSLKAAGTGLNLTRAGHVIHYDRWWNPAVEEQATDRAYRIGQTRPVQVHRLITEGTVEDRIAGMLAAKRALADAVLGSGETALTELTDRELADLVSLRRHR, translated from the coding sequence ATGCCAGCCGAGATCACGCAGGTGCCGTACGCCTGCGCGGCCGTCTTCCTCCCCGCCGACCCGCCCCGCCGGGGCAGATTCGCCTTCTGGAACCCGGACGGCACCCGTCCGGCCGGAGCGGCGGACGAGATCACCGTCGTCGTCCCGTCCGATCCGCCGCGTCCCCCGGCCCCGGGACCCGGAGCATCCGCCGCCGTCCCGCCGCCCGACGCCGACAGCGGGACCGTCCCCGCCGTCGTCCTGCCCGTCGTCGAGGCCCTGCCCCTGCTGATCCGCGCCAGACACCATCCGGCGGCACACCCCGCGACGGCCTGCTGGGCCGCCGCCGCCCTGCACGCGCTCCATCTCGTCGCCCGCGGCAGACTCCTGCCCGGACTGACCGACTCCGACCACGACACCTGGCGTGCCGGACCGCTCGACGCCGAGGACATCGCCCAGCTCCGGGGCATCGCGGCGGCCATGCCGTACGAGGCGTACGCCGCGCCCCTGGCCGGGCCGCCCCCGCTGCTGCTGCCCGAGCCGGAGGCACTGGTGCGGGCCCTCTTCGACGCGGTCGCCGACAGCCTGCCCCGCACCCCGGCGGCGGCCGACGCGGTGGGCGCGCCCTTCGCGGCCACCGCCCCGCTGCGACTGCCCCACGCACGGGAGTGGGCGGCCGAGGCGGCGGCCGGGATGGACGCGGGCGTACGGGTCTCCCTGCGGCTCGACCTCTCCGCAGCCCGTCTCTTCGACACCGCCGCCGACGGGGCCGCGGCGGACGTCCGGGACGCGGGGGCCGCCGTCGTCCAGGTGCACAGCCTCGCCGATCCGACCCTGGTCGTCGACGCCGCCGTGCTCTGGGACGGGGGAGCGGACGGCTTCGGTCCGCGCGCCAGGATCGACACCGTGCTCGCCCTGCGCCGCGCCGCCCGGGTCTGGCCGCCGCTCACCGGACTGCTGGAGCGGGAGGTGCCCGACGCGCTCGCCCTCACCGAACCCGAGCTGTACGAGCTGCTGGGCCCCGGCGCGGCCCGGCTCGCCGACGCGGGGGTGAGCGTGCACTGGCCCCGTGAGCTGGCGCGTTCCCTCTCGGCCGACGTGGTCGTCCGCCCCGCCCGGGGCGCGCCGGGCTCCGCCACCGACGGCACGCCCTTCTTCGACAGCCAGGAGCTGCTGTCCTTCCACTGGCGGCTCGCGCTCGACGGCGACCCGCTGACCGAGGCGGAGATGGACACCCTCGCGGAGTCCCACCGTCCGATCGTGCGGCTGCGGGACCGCTGGGTCGTGGTCGATCCCGACCTGGTGCGCAAGGCCCGCAAACGCGAGCTGGGGCTGCTCAGCCCCGTCGACGCGCTCTCCGCGGCCCTCAGCGGCTCCGCCGAGGTCGACGGCGAGACCGTCGACGTCGTGCCCCTGGGCGCGCTCGCCGCGCTGCGCGACCGGCTCACCGCCGGTGCGCGGCCGGTGGCGGCACCCCCGGGGCTCGCCACGACGCTCCGCGACTACCAGCAGCGCGGACTGGGCTGGCTGGACCTGATGACCTCGCTGGGCCTCGGCGGCTGCCTCGCCGACGACATGGGGCTCGGCAAGACGGTGACGGTGATCGCCCTCCACCTCCACCGCGCCCGCCCCGAACCCACCCTGGTGATCTGCCCCGCCTCGCTGCTGGGCAACTGGGAACGGGAGATCGCCCGGTTCGCCCCCGGTGTGCCCGTGCGCCGTTTCCACGGCGGCGACCGCAGCCTCCCCGGCGACACGGACGGCCCCGGCGCGGCGAGCGGCCCCGGCGGCGCGGCGGGCGGCCCCGGTGATACGGGCGGCTTCGTCCTCACCACCTACGGCACCCTGCGGGGCCGGGCGGAGCGGTTGGCCCGGGAGCGCTGGGGCATGGTCGTCGCCGACGAGGCCCAGCAGGTGAAGAACCCCTTCTCCGCCACCGCCAAGGCACTGCGCGGACTGCCGGCGCCCGCCCGGGTCGCGCTGACGGGCACCCCCGTCGAGAACAACCTCTCCGAGCTGTGGGCGCTGCTGGACTGGACGACCCCCGGGCTGCTGGGGCCCCTGAAGTCCTTCCGGGCCCGGCACGCGCGCGCGGTGGAGCAGGGGGAGGACACGGAGGCGGCCGAGCGGCTGGCCCGGCTGGTGCGCCCCTTCCTGCTGCGGCGCCGCAAGTCGGACCCCGGCATCGTGCCCGAGCTGCCGCCGAAGACCGAGTCCGACCACCCGGTCCCCCTCACCCGTGAGCAGGCGGTGCTCTACGAGGCGGCGGTCCGCGAGGCGATGGCCGCCATCGAGGGCGCGGAGGGCATGGCACGCCGCGGGATGGTGATGAAGCTGCTGACCGACCTCAAACAGATCTGCAACCATCCCGCGCAGTTCCTGAAGGAGCCGGGCCGCACCGGACCCGGCCACCGCGGGAGCCCCGGCCGCGGACCGGGGACCCGGCTCGCCGGGCGCTCGGGCAAGCTCGCCCTGCTCGACGAGTTGCTGGAGACGATCCTGGCCGAGGAGGGCGCGGTCCTGATCTTCACCCAGTACGTCACCATGGCCCGGCTGCTCCTGGAGCATCTGTCCGCCCGCTCCGTCCCCGCCCAGCTCCTGCACGGCGGCACCCCGGTGGCGGAGCGCCAGCGGATGGTGGACCGGTTCCAGTCGGGTGAGATCCCCGTCTTCGTCCTCTCCCTCAAGGCCGCGGGCACCGGACTCAATCTGACCAGGGCGGGCCATGTCATCCACTACGACCGCTGGTGGAACCCCGCCGTCGAGGAGCAGGCGACGGACCGCGCGTACCGCATCGGCCAGACCCGGCCGGTCCAGGTCCACCGGCTGATCACGGAGGGCACCGTGGAGGACCGGATCGCCGGGATGCTGGCCGCGAAGCGGGCGCTCGCCGACGCGGTGCTCGGCTCCGGGGAGACGGCCCTGACCGAGCTGACCGATCGGGAACTCGCCGATCTGGTCTCCCTGAGGAGGCACCGATGA
- a CDS encoding SWIM zinc finger family protein — translation MTPWQGRADEGTPPVRTGSAPRRRRRPAAAPRHDDRRRTFPALEPLVGDRAAVTWWGHAWVEALEDTALDPARLARGRSYAGRGRVEAITVTPGRVTAYVRGTRVRPYRTEIRLRTLSDEEWEEILAAAAARPEHIAALLDQDVPQELAGTAGLLPSAGDLVPDCSCPDDGYPCKHAAALCYRTAALLDEDPFVLFLLRGRGERDILADLARRGTERPTDGRPPVPPAAVPARAALAPRRLPALPPPFAPPAHPGRPPAYPQAPGAPDPMALDLLASESAVRAHALLTDGADPVAGLTRGQDAVRLAAAHPGSGLTASTRALYRDLAGATGRTPTELARAVAAWRQGGRAALAVLEEPWDPPAGPFDRARPALAAATPPGLPAFRPWRNRLSGSSFQLRLGRDGLWYGYESDPGAEDWWPRGTPDADPVGVLRALRDR, via the coding sequence ATGACCCCGTGGCAGGGCCGCGCCGACGAGGGCACACCGCCGGTGCGGACCGGCTCGGCGCCCCGCCGCCGGCGCCGCCCGGCCGCCGCGCCCCGGCACGACGACCGGCGCCGCACCTTCCCCGCGCTCGAACCCCTCGTGGGGGACCGCGCGGCCGTCACCTGGTGGGGGCACGCGTGGGTGGAGGCCCTGGAAGACACCGCGCTCGACCCGGCCAGGCTCGCCCGGGGGCGGAGCTACGCGGGCCGGGGCCGGGTGGAGGCGATCACCGTCACCCCCGGCCGGGTCACCGCGTACGTCCGGGGCACCCGGGTGCGGCCGTACCGCACCGAGATCCGTCTGCGGACCCTCTCCGACGAGGAGTGGGAGGAGATCCTGGCCGCTGCCGCCGCCCGCCCCGAGCACATCGCGGCCCTGCTCGACCAGGACGTCCCCCAGGAGCTGGCGGGGACGGCCGGACTGCTCCCGTCGGCGGGGGACCTCGTCCCCGACTGTTCCTGCCCCGACGACGGCTACCCCTGCAAGCATGCGGCGGCGCTCTGCTACCGGACGGCGGCGCTCCTCGACGAGGACCCGTTCGTCCTGTTCCTGCTGCGTGGCAGGGGAGAGCGCGACATCCTCGCCGATCTCGCGCGCCGGGGAACGGAGCGGCCCACGGACGGGCGCCCTCCGGTGCCCCCGGCCGCGGTTCCCGCGCGGGCGGCCCTCGCGCCGCGCAGACTGCCGGCCCTGCCGCCGCCGTTCGCCCCGCCCGCGCACCCCGGCCGTCCGCCCGCCTATCCGCAGGCGCCGGGGGCGCCCGACCCGATGGCGCTGGACCTGCTGGCCTCCGAGTCCGCCGTCCGTGCCCACGCCCTGCTCACCGACGGCGCCGACCCGGTCGCGGGGCTCACCCGGGGACAGGACGCGGTCCGGCTCGCCGCCGCCCACCCGGGCTCCGGGCTCACCGCGTCCACCCGGGCCCTCTACCGGGACCTCGCCGGGGCCACCGGCCGCACCCCCACCGAGCTGGCCCGCGCGGTCGCGGCCTGGCGCCAGGGCGGCAGGGCCGCCCTGGCCGTCCTGGAGGAGCCCTGGGACCCGCCCGCCGGGCCCTTCGACCGGGCCCGGCCCGCGCTGGCCGCCGCCACGCCGCCCGGCCTGCCCGCCTTCCGCCCCTGGCGCAACCGTCTCTCCGGCAGCTCGTTCCAGCTCCGTCTCGGCCGGGACGGACTCTGGTACGGCTACGAGTCCGACCCCGGAGCCGAGGACTGGTGGCCGCGCGGCACCCCGGACGCCGATCCGGTGGGCGTGCTCAGGGCCCTGCGGGACCGATGA